The DNA window TGGTCCTGGAACCGGCCGGTGCTTTGTCGCTTTCAGCACTGGAACAGTACGCCGCGGAACTGGAAGGGAAAACAGCCGTCTGCATCATTAGTGGCAGCAACAATGACATTACCAGGATGGAAGAGATCAAAGAACGGGCGATGCTGTATAAGGGCATTAAGCATTATTTCCTCGTGAAATTTCCGCAACGTCCGGGATCCCTCAAAGAATTTGTCCTGAATGTCCTTGGAGCCGACGATGATATTGCTTTTTTTGAATACACCAAAAGAAATTCAAGGGAAACCGCTCTGGCTACCGTAGGCATCGAGCTGGCCCGTTCCTCCGATTTTGAAGGGCTGAAACAGAGGATGCAGGATCGGGGATACTTTGAAGCCTATCTCAATAGGAGCCCACAGGTGCTGAACCTGCTGATCTGATTAAAATTTTCAGATAATTATCCTACATCAAGAATATAATGCCCGTCTTTGCGTAATTTTGCCGGAATGACCCGCAATAATTTGCCGGATAATACTCATTTAAAGGATAATTTATTTTAAACCAAAATATACAATGAAAATTTTAGCTATAGCAGGAAGCAATTCAGACACCTCGATCAATAAGCAGCTGGTAACATACGCCGCTTCATTATTTGAACATGCAGAAATCGAAACGGTAGACATGAACGATTTCGAAATGCCGCTGTACAAGCATCAGCGCGAAGTGGAAAGCGGAGTGCCGCAGCAGGCCGTGGATCTAGCATCCAAAATCGATGGAGCCCATGTGCTTCTGGTGGCCCTTTCCGAACACAACGGAACCTATTCCGCAGCGTTTAAGAATGTGTTCGACTGGACCTCAAGAATCAAAAATCGCGCAGTATGGAATGAAGTGCCGATGCTTTTGATGGCTACCGCTCCCGGCGGAAGAGGCGGTCTCGGCGTTCTGGAAGCTGCAGAAAAACGTTTCCCGCTTCACGGAGGCAATATTGTAGGTACTTTTTCACTTCCGTTCTTTAACGATAATTTTGATAAAGAAAATCAGAAAATATCAAACGAGGAGAAAGACAATGAATTAAAGGAATTGGTACAGAAGATTTCTGCAATTGAGTCGATCCTTGAAAAATAGAATTTGAATATTCATTTTAAATTACTATTTTTGCAAAAAGAAAAGAGATGAAAATTCAGACCTACTACAAGCAATGTTTTTCCGGAAAAGGCAAAACTGTGGGCTCTGAAATTCTGAGATAAAACAACGGCCGATAATCTACCAAGATTGTCGGCTTTTTTGTTTCCGAAATTTAAAATTGAAACGTAAATAATAGTAGAGATACAAGATCGGAAACCAGGCCCGGACCATGCACCCGGAATCTGGAATCTGATATCAAAAATCCGAATACAATGAGCAATACTTACAAATCTGCAGGTGTAGACAAAGAAGAAGGATATAAAACGGTTGATAAAATCAAAAAAGCAGTTGGGGAAACCCATAATTCCCGGGTGCTGAACCAATTGGGAAGCTTCGGTGCCTTTTATGAAATCGGAGGGTACAAAAACCCGGTATTGGTTTCCGGAACAGACGGGGTAGGAACAAAACTTAAAATTGCTTTGGATACGAAACAGTATGACTCTATCGGGATCGACTGTTTTGCCATGTGTGCCAATGACATCCTTTGCCATGGTGCAAAGCCGCTCTTCTTTTTAGATTACCTGGCTTGCGGAAAGCTGGATTCCGAAGTAGCCGCTGAAATTGTCCTGGGGATGGTGAAAGCCTGCAAAGACAACCAGTGCGCGCTTATTGGTGGTGAAACGGCTGAAATGCCGGGCATGTACCAGCCGGGAGATTACGATGTCGCAGGATTCTGTGTAGGGATTGTAGAAAAAGATCAGATCATTGACGGTTCGGCCATCAAAGCAGGAAATAAAATTATTGCATTGCCAAGTTCCGGGTTCCATTCCAACGGATTCTCCCTGGTAAGAAAAATATTCCCGGATTTTGAGGAAGAATTTGAAGGTAAACCGCTGTATGAAACCCTTCTGGTTCCTACAAGGCTGTACTTCAAAGACATTCATAAGGTCCTTGAGGAAGTCAATGTGGCTGGAATTGCCCATATTACCGGAGGAGGATTATACGAAAATGTTCCGAGGATTATTCCTCAGGGATTATGTGCTTCTATTGATGCTTCAAAAATCAGGATCCCGAATATCATGCTTGAACTGGAAAAGAGAGGCGGAATCGCCCGCGAAGAAATGTTTGGTACTTTCAATATGGGAATCGGAATGACCCTGGTCGTAGATGCAGAACATGCTGAAAAAATCCTTCACCTTCTGGATGATGCCTACGAGATCGGAGAAATCACAGAGGGGAGCGAAAAAATAGATTTAAAATTTTAAGATACCAGATATGAGACATCAGGCATCAGATTGTACCTAACACCTGATGTCTGATATCCGTCATCTCAATTATGAAAAACATTGTTGTACTTGTTTCCGGTTCGGGGACTAACCTGCAAAGGATTATCGATACCATTGATGAGGGAGCGATCCGCAATGCCAGAATATCTCTGGTGGTGGCAGACAGGGATTGTTACGGACTGGAAAGGGCAAAGAAACATACTATTCGCCATGTGCTGATCCCGAGAGGGAAAGATTTCAGCAATGAATTGGATAAAGTTATTCCTGAGCATACGGATTTAATCGTCCTGGCAGGATTTTTATCTATTCTGAAGCCTGAATTCTGTGAAAAATGGAGCGGTAAAATAATCAATGTCCACCCGGCACTGCTTCCGAAATACGGAGGTAAAGGCATGTGGGGACACCATGTTCATCATGCCGTGATTGAAGCCGGGGAAAAAGAAAGCGGCGTAAGCGTTCATTTTGTAACGCCCGGTATTGACGAAGGGGAAATCATCATGCAGAAATCATTTCCGCTGAATGAAGGTGAAACACCGGAAACCCTGGCCGAAAAAATTCATGAAGTTGAATATGAAATCTTTCCGGAAGCCATTGACAGGGTGCTTAACCCATAAAAGATAGAGGCAAACATCAGTAAGAGATATGAAAACAGACAGCCCTTCATTGATTGCTATTTTGGATGACTATCAGAACTCCGTAAAAACTTTACGCTGTTTTGACATCATCAAAGATCAGAACGTGCTGGTGCTTACTGAAACCTATAAAGATCCTGAGGTTTTAGCAGAGAAACTGAAGGATGCGGAAGTTTTGGTACTGACCAGGGAACGGACTGAGATTAATGAAAATCTCCTTTCACGTTTGCCTAATCTGAAACTGATCAGCCAGACCGGGAAAATATCCAATCACCTGAACCTGGCCGACTGCACGAAGTTCGGGGTAGCTGTTGCGGAAGGCGTAGGCTCTCCCACTGCTCCGGCAGAACTTACCTGGGCTTTGATGATGAATACGGTACGGAGGATTCCTCAGTCCATACAATCCATGAAGGAAGGAAAATGGCAGGGTGAAATAGGGGAAACCATTTACGGTAAAACCATTGGGATTTGGGGTTACGGTAAAATAGGAAAGAAAATTGCGCAATATGCGAAAGCTTTCGGCGCCAATGTCTTGGTCTGGGGAAGCGAAAACTCCCGGGAAGCAGCAGTACATGACGGCTTTGAGCGCGCAGAAAGCAAGGAGTACTTTTTTAAAAATGCTGATGTGGTTACCCTTCACCTGAGGCTGAATGGCACCACGTCAGGGATTGTAAAGGAAACGGATCTTATGATGATGAAGCCTGGTGCCGCACTGATCAATACCGCAAGGGCCGAACTGATCGAAAAGAATGCCCTGGTCAATGCGCTGAAAAACGGAACACCCGGATTTGCCGGGATTGATGTTTACGAGGAAGAGCCCGTGTACAATCCGGACTTTGATCTGCTGAACATGCCGAACGTAGTCTGTACGCCGCACCTGGGATATGTGGAAAGGAATGGATATGAGCTGTATTTCGGGAAAGCATTTGAAAATGTTATGGCATTCCTGAACGGCCATCCGGAAAATATTGCCAATCCGGAAGTGATCAATAAGAAATCTAAGTAAAAATAAAGACCGGAGGTGAAAGAACCGGTCTACAGTTTGAAATAGCTGTAAAAAGTAAAAAATTGAAAGAAAAGATGAGCAAAAAGAGAGTTTTAATCAGCGTATCGGACAAAAGCGGACTCACGGAATTCGCACAGTTTCTCGAAGCCCAGGGCTATGAGCTGATTTCTACCGGAGGGACATTCAAACACCTGAAAGAAGCAGGATTGAATCCGATCCAGATTGATGAGGTAACGGATTTTCCGGAAATGCTGGACGGAAGAGTTAAAACTTTACATCCCAAAGTTCACGGAGGGCTTCTGGCCGTACGTTCCAACGAGGAGCACATGAATACGGTTAAAGAACATGGCATCGGTTTGATCGACATGGTGATCGTTAACCTGTATCCGTTCTTTGAAAATGTGAACAAAGACATTTCCCTGCATGAAAAAGTGGAGTTTATTGACATCGGCGGACCTTCCATGCTGCGCTCCGCAGCCAAGAATTTTGATTCTGTAACCGTAATCACCGATGTGGCCGATTACGCAACAGTGAAAATTGAAATGGAGCAGAATGGCGATACCTACATTGAGACCCGTAAAAAGCTGGCCGGGAAAGTATTTAACCTGACCTCTGCCTATGATGCAGCGATCTCAAGAATGCTTCTGGACGAAGCGTATCCTGCTTATCTTAATGCCTCTTACAAAAAAGTTTCCGACTTACGTTACGGTGAAAATCCGCATCAGACAGCAGCCTATTATGTTTCCACTTTTGAAAACGGAGCGATGAAGGATTTTGAGCAGCTGGGCGGAAAAGAACTGTCTTTCAATAACCTGAGGGATATGGATCTGTGCTGGAAGGTAGTCACTGAATTTAAAGAAGAAATGGCATGCTGCGCTGTAAAGCACTCCACACCGTGCGGAGTAGCGATCGGAACATCCGCGCTGGAAACCTACCAGAAAACGTTCGAATGTGATCCGGTTTCCATCTTTGGCGGAATTGTTGCCATGAACTATAAGATTGATGCAGCAACAGCAGAAGAACTCAACAAAACATTCCTTGAAATCGTAATGGCTCCTGAATTTGACGAGGATGCTCTGGAAGTTTTAAGGAAGAAAAAAAATCTGAGGATCATCAAAATCATTAACCCGGTTTCAGATCAGCAGACCTGGGTGAAGATCGACGGAGGAATCCTGGTTCAGGATAATGATTCCGTATTCTCGGATGATATTAAAGTAGTAACAGATATTCAGCCTAATGAGGAGCAGAGAAAAGCATTGCTGTTTTCCCAGAGGGTGGTAAAATATGTAAAGTCCAATGCTATTGTGGTTTCCAACGGGATCCAGGCTTTCGGGATCGGAGGCGGACAGGTGAACAGGATCTGGGCAACACAGCAGGCGGTGGAAAGAGCGAAAGAGAAATTCTCAGGAGATCTGGTTCTGGCTTCAGATGCTTTCTTTCCGTTCCGTGATGTGGTGGATTTCTGCCATCAGGAAGGTATCAAAGCCATCATACAGCCGGGCGGAAGCGTGAAAGACCAAGACAGCATTGATGCAGCCAATGAGCACGGCATCCCGATGATGTTTACCGGTATCAGGCATTTTTTACATTGATAAATCAATCAGAACACTGAGGGATTCAGAAGGCAGAAATTTGGAATTTTCCGGTTTTCCGGCTTCTGAATCGCTTCATATTTTAATTCAAAATTATATATTTGTAAATTATAGACTAGATAATAAATAAAGTATGAGAATATTAATCATAGGTGAAGGTGGTAGGGAATCTGCGCTGGCTGCAAAGCTTCAGAACGATTCCAGAGTGACCAAAATGTTTTTTGCCAACGGAAATGCTAGTACGGATGTCATTGGAAAAAATGTTCATTTGTCAGAAATTAAGGAACTTAGGGATTTTGCCATCAAAGAAAAAGTGGACCTGACGATCGTGGGTCCGGAAGCACCACTGGTAGCAGGCCTTAAAGATGAATTTAAAAAGCATGACCTGAAAGTTTTCGGACCGAATCAGAAAGTGGCAAGCCTGGAAGGCAGTAAGGCGTTTTCTAAAAAATTCATGCAGACCTATGATATCAAAACAGCAAAAGCTGTGGTATTTGATTCCTATAACGATGCTAAAGACTATGTTCAGGACCATGAATA is part of the Chryseobacterium camelliae genome and encodes:
- a CDS encoding NADPH-dependent FMN reductase, which codes for MKILAIAGSNSDTSINKQLVTYAASLFEHAEIETVDMNDFEMPLYKHQREVESGVPQQAVDLASKIDGAHVLLVALSEHNGTYSAAFKNVFDWTSRIKNRAVWNEVPMLLMATAPGGRGGLGVLEAAEKRFPLHGGNIVGTFSLPFFNDNFDKENQKISNEEKDNELKELVQKISAIESILEK
- the purM gene encoding phosphoribosylformylglycinamidine cyclo-ligase: MSNTYKSAGVDKEEGYKTVDKIKKAVGETHNSRVLNQLGSFGAFYEIGGYKNPVLVSGTDGVGTKLKIALDTKQYDSIGIDCFAMCANDILCHGAKPLFFLDYLACGKLDSEVAAEIVLGMVKACKDNQCALIGGETAEMPGMYQPGDYDVAGFCVGIVEKDQIIDGSAIKAGNKIIALPSSGFHSNGFSLVRKIFPDFEEEFEGKPLYETLLVPTRLYFKDIHKVLEEVNVAGIAHITGGGLYENVPRIIPQGLCASIDASKIRIPNIMLELEKRGGIAREEMFGTFNMGIGMTLVVDAEHAEKILHLLDDAYEIGEITEGSEKIDLKF
- the purN gene encoding phosphoribosylglycinamide formyltransferase → MKNIVVLVSGSGTNLQRIIDTIDEGAIRNARISLVVADRDCYGLERAKKHTIRHVLIPRGKDFSNELDKVIPEHTDLIVLAGFLSILKPEFCEKWSGKIINVHPALLPKYGGKGMWGHHVHHAVIEAGEKESGVSVHFVTPGIDEGEIIMQKSFPLNEGETPETLAEKIHEVEYEIFPEAIDRVLNP
- a CDS encoding D-2-hydroxyacid dehydrogenase family protein, with the protein product MKTDSPSLIAILDDYQNSVKTLRCFDIIKDQNVLVLTETYKDPEVLAEKLKDAEVLVLTRERTEINENLLSRLPNLKLISQTGKISNHLNLADCTKFGVAVAEGVGSPTAPAELTWALMMNTVRRIPQSIQSMKEGKWQGEIGETIYGKTIGIWGYGKIGKKIAQYAKAFGANVLVWGSENSREAAVHDGFERAESKEYFFKNADVVTLHLRLNGTTSGIVKETDLMMMKPGAALINTARAELIEKNALVNALKNGTPGFAGIDVYEEEPVYNPDFDLLNMPNVVCTPHLGYVERNGYELYFGKAFENVMAFLNGHPENIANPEVINKKSK
- the purH gene encoding bifunctional phosphoribosylaminoimidazolecarboxamide formyltransferase/IMP cyclohydrolase; translated protein: MSKKRVLISVSDKSGLTEFAQFLEAQGYELISTGGTFKHLKEAGLNPIQIDEVTDFPEMLDGRVKTLHPKVHGGLLAVRSNEEHMNTVKEHGIGLIDMVIVNLYPFFENVNKDISLHEKVEFIDIGGPSMLRSAAKNFDSVTVITDVADYATVKIEMEQNGDTYIETRKKLAGKVFNLTSAYDAAISRMLLDEAYPAYLNASYKKVSDLRYGENPHQTAAYYVSTFENGAMKDFEQLGGKELSFNNLRDMDLCWKVVTEFKEEMACCAVKHSTPCGVAIGTSALETYQKTFECDPVSIFGGIVAMNYKIDAATAEELNKTFLEIVMAPEFDEDALEVLRKKKNLRIIKIINPVSDQQTWVKIDGGILVQDNDSVFSDDIKVVTDIQPNEEQRKALLFSQRVVKYVKSNAIVVSNGIQAFGIGGGQVNRIWATQQAVERAKEKFSGDLVLASDAFFPFRDVVDFCHQEGIKAIIQPGGSVKDQDSIDAANEHGIPMMFTGIRHFLH